The Malus domestica chromosome 10, GDT2T_hap1 genome contains a region encoding:
- the LOC103443856 gene encoding GDSL esterase/lipase At5g55050-like → MANKSWVVLSLVLCVAVAVAVAVVSASDPGLQLIFVLGDSTADVGTNNFLPTSMVRADFPHNGIDFPSSKPTGRFSNGLNSADFLAQMLGLKRSPPPFLSLNAKSLHKKRFSGVNFASGGSGLLDITGKTSLTLMKFGTPVKTPVVAPSGNRQNVVSLTEQIQQFATVKRNLTAIKGGRRVTEKSLFFISTGSNDLFGYYHSNSSIPKEEFLSSLELAYENHLKSLIDLGARKFGIISVAPIGCCPSQRIHNTTGGCLEGLNELAVAFHARLGALMLKLSSECKDIKYALGNAFEMTVNVIQNPFPFNFTQVEAACCGAGKLNAESFCIPSAKLCSNRNNYLFWDLFHPTQAASKLAAVTLFNGGTQFVTPINFAQLAKA, encoded by the exons ATGGCAAACAAGTCATGGGTTGTTCTTTCTCTGGTCCTATGTGTGGCTGTGGCTGTGGCTGTGGCTGTTGTTAGTGCATCAGACCCAGGTCTGCAACTAATCTTCGTACTAGGGGACTCAACTGCTGACGTTGGAACCAATAACTTCTTGCCCACCAGCATGGTTAGGGCTGACTTTCCTCATAATGGCATTGACTTTCCTTCCTCAAAACCCACTGGAAGGTTCAGCAACGGCCTCAATAGTGCTGATTTTCTTG CTCAGATGCTCGGTCTCAAGAGAAGTCCGCCGCCTTTTCTTTCTCTCAACGCGAAGTCTCTTCACAAGAAGAGGTTTAGTGGTGTTAACTTTGCTTCTGGAGGGTCAGGCCTTCTTGACATAACTGGAAAAACATCG CTGACTCTGATGAAGTTTGGAACACCAGTGAAAACTCCGGTTGTTGCCCCATCCGGCAATCGACAAAATGTTGTGTCATTAACAGAGCAGATACAACAATTTGCCACTGTCAAGAGAAATCTTACGGCCATAAAAGGGGGGAGGAGAGTAACTGAGAAGTCTTTGTTCTTCATCAGCACCGGTAGCAATGACCTTTTCGGATATTACCACTCAAACAGTTCCATTCCAAAGGAAGAGTTCTTATCTTCTTTAGAGCTTGCTTATGAGAACCACCTGAAG AGCTTAATCGATCTTGGAGCGAGGAAATTTGGCATCATTAGCGTTGCCCCCATTGGATGCTGCCCAtctcaaaggattcacaacacTACCGGCGGATGTTTGGAGGGTTTGAACGAGCTTGCAGTAGCTTTCCATGCAAGGTTGGGTGCTCTAATGCTGAAGCTCAGCTCAGAATGTAAGGACATCAAGTATGCACTTGGGAATGCATTTGAAATGACAGTAAATGTCATTCAGAATCCTTTTCCATTCA ATTTCACGCAGGTGGAAGCTGCATGTTGCGGAGCTGGGAAGCTCAACGCTGAATCCTTCTGCATTCCAAGTGCCAAACTTTGCTCGAATCGCAACAACTACTTGTTCTGGGATTTATTTCATCCAACACAGGCTGCTTCCAAGTTAGCAGCTGTAACCCTCTTCAATGGTGGAACACAATTCGTAACCCCGATTAATTTTGCTCAGTTGGCCAAGGCTTAA
- the LOC103429338 gene encoding L-ascorbate oxidase homolog has protein sequence MLLKFLAVIVLVLGLVSAEDPYRFFDWNVTYGDIYPLGVRQQGILINGQFPGPEIFSVTNDNLIINVHNSLPEPFLISWNGVQQRRNSYQDGVYGTTCAIPPGQNFTYTLQVKDQIGSFYYFPSLAFHKAAGGFGAIKILSRPLIPVPFPEPAGDYSILIGDWYKTDHKVLKTILDRGHRLPFPDGVLINGRGPSGTTFTFEQGKTYRLRISNVGLQNSLNFRIQGHTLKLVEVEGTHTLQTTYDSLDIHVGQSYSVLVTADQAPQDYYIAVSTRFTSTVLTSTAIFHYSNSASQVSGPIPGAPTQTDWSISQARSIRTNLTASGPRPNPQGSYHYGLVNVSRTIRLESSAAQVSGKQRYAVNSVSFIPADTPLKLADHFKIDGVFKVGSISDNPTGQSMYLDTSVMGADFRAFVEIVFENKENIMQSFHLDGYAFWVVGMDGGKWTPASRNEYNLRDAVSRSTTQVYPMSWTAIYIALDNVGMWNVRSEFWARQYLGQQFYLRVYSPVESPRDEYPIPRNALLCGRAAGRTTSP, from the exons ATGCTGCTCAAATTTCTAGCTGtcattgttttggttttgggtcTTGTGAGTGCCGAGGATCCTTACCGGTTCTTCGATTGGAATGTAACTTATGGTGACATATATCCACTCGGAGTTCGTCAACAG GGGATTCTTATTAATGGTCAGTTTCCGGGGCCGGAAATCTTTTCCGTCACCAATGACAACCTTATTATCAATGTCCACAACAGCTTGCCGGAGCCTTTTCTCATTTCATG GAACGGAGTACAACAAAGGAGAAACTCATACCAAGATGGAGTGTATGGAACCACATGCGCTATCCCACCAGGCCAGAACTTCACATACACACTACAAGTGAAGGACCAGATTGGAAGCTTCTACTACTTTCCATCTCTTGCCTTCCACAAAGCAGCCGGTGGATTTGGAGCCATTAAAATCCTCAGCAGGCCCTTGATCCCAGTCCCATTCCCCGAACCAGCTGGGGATTACTCCATTCTTATTGGAGATTGGTACAAGACTGATCACAAG GTATTAAAGACCATTCTAGATCGTGGTCACAGGCTTCCCTTCCCAGATGGTGTTTTAATCAATGGACGTGGACCAAGTGGTACAACTTTCACATTTGAACAAGGTAAAACCTACAGGCTTAGAATATCAAACGTTGGGCTCCAGAACTCTCTGAACTTCAGAATTCAGGGACACACATTGAAGCTGGTTGAGGTTGAAGGGACCCACACTCTCCAGACCACTTATGACTCGCTTGATATCCACGTGGGCCAATCCTACTCTGTTCTCGTCACAGCAGATCAGGCCCCTCAAGACTACTACATTGCTGTTTCAACTCGTTTTACCAGCACCGTCCTCACCAGCACTGCAATTTTTCACTACAGCAACTCGGCCAGTCAAGTTTCAGGCCCAATTCCTGGTGCTCCCACCCAAACTGACTGGTCTATTAGCCAGGCCCGCTCCATTAG GACTAATTTGACAGCAAGTGGACCAAGACCAAACCCACAAGGCTCCTACCACTATGGTCTTGTGAATGTGAGCAGAACAATCAGGCTAGAGAGCTCGGCAGCTCAAGTGAGTGGGAAGCAAAGATATGCAGTGAACAGTGTATCTTTCATCCCAGCTGACACACCATTGAAGCTTGCAGACCACTTCAAGATTGATGGAGTTTTCAAGGTTGGAAGCATCTCAGATAATCCCACTGGCCAAAGCATGTACCTTGACACTTCAGTCATGGGTGCTGATTTTAGGGCTTTTGTTGAGATTGTGTTTGAGAACAAAGAAAATATTATGCAAAGCTTTCACTTGGATGGTTACGCCTTCTGGGTTGTTGG AATGGATGGAGGTAAATGGACACCGGCTAGTCGGAACGAATATAACCTTAGAGATGCAgtgtccagaagtaccacacaG GTGTATCCAATGTCATGGACTGCAATTTACATTGCATTGGACAACGTTGGTATGTGGAACGTGAGGAGTGAGTTTTGGGCAAGGCAATACCTTGGACAACAATTTTACCTACGAGTTTACTCGCCTGTGGAGTCACCTAGGGATGAGTACCCAATTCCCAGAAATGCCCTTCTTTGTGGTAGGGCTGCCGGCAGAACAACTAGTCCTTAA
- the LOC114827644 gene encoding uncharacterized protein: MPKKMGVNSKAEAAKARKSSTEAERKERESREKDEQYWREAEGSKSRAAKKREEEAEKRAEAAARKAEARRLAELEEKELEKAAKKPDKKVGRVTIPVPKVTEAELRRRKEEEQAALEKKSDEVKKKQSRTAEEEEYERMVVVENKNRDDTFIEARSVEEAVAKMSVAESLPVDRHPERRLKASFKAFEEAELPRLKEEKPGLTHNQYKDMIWKLWKKSPDNPLNQLAE, from the exons ATGCCGAAAAAGATGGGTGTGAACAGCAAGGCGGAGGCCGCCAAGGCTCGGAAGAGCTCCACCGAAGCCGAGCGCAAGGAGCGCGAGTCTCGCGAGAAGGACGAGCAGTACTGGCGCGAGGCGGAGGGCAGCAAGTCCCGCGCGGCCAAGAAGCGCGAGGAAGAAGCCGAGAAACGGGCGGAGGCCGCCGCGCGGAAAGCCGAGGCCCGCCGATTGGCGGAGCTGGAGGAGAAGGAGCTCGAAAAGGCGGCAAAGAAGCCCGATAAGAAGGTCGGCCGAGTCACGATCCCGGTTCCTAAGGTGACCGAGGCCGAGCTGAGACGGCGGAAAGAGGAGGAGCAGGCGGCGTTGGAGAAGAAATCGGATGaggtgaagaagaagcagagcCGTACGGCCGAGGAGGAGGAGTATGAGAGGATGGTGGTGGTAGAGAATAAGAATCGGGATGATACTTTTATTGAGGCTAGGTCGGTGGAGGAGGCGGTTGCGAAGATGTCCGTGGCGGAGAGCTTGCCGGTGGATCGGCACCCGGAGAGGAGGCTCAAGGCTTCGTTTAAG GCTTTTGAAGAAGCTGAGCTCCCGAGGCTGAAGGAAGAGAAACCAGGTCTTACACACAACCAATACAAGGATATGATATGGAAGCTTTGGAAGAAATCTCCGGATAATCCTCTAAATCAG CTTGCTGAGTGA